In one Tripterygium wilfordii isolate XIE 37 chromosome 22, ASM1340144v1, whole genome shotgun sequence genomic region, the following are encoded:
- the LOC119991046 gene encoding uncharacterized protein LOC119991046 isoform X3 — MQTIIVSDASALITSVLNCHTTSIIDRTTPDEWNDDEEASGLAFASGLEEKEYSCWSEFSEQSKMTSSEYKGWMCIPMLWVDVLVEINPSVFPLSFSKAVFWARSKLTMVEPETSGEMALAVRNWLSSSATEISFSFGWKVPTGADDGGGGRESKNPIEVSTMCFPLVRVFNRLTAHFVVQMAQVELRKQWTWDARMSESLILSLVDPNDNMRQFGKCILEQFSKSRGLASGLKFLCSSRSSLSATFLGLRHALKVAQLDSVLSKFHILQHFFFVLRKLISEGDSTIPDFSEEVPDTSSDCYITKFSSQGGFLKQPLFESQTAQGNVNMSTIDLKSQEKFCHLLSEIAWPSIRKCLVEGKVFMNYSLCQMTCVRLLEILPVTLERLGYPFLVKRSGSSGMVDNVFNLAWLHDLMDWGKSSLKVVIVYWKRTVTSILNFLKRSCNDTSALTVRVIENIISCETFNIDDLAEQVSRLCVSLSKEVSCDVGKATLDQGNLSSDVLSFLRKSPVSKVQPIYVEERNAQMPLSMPMTNRTDKCNVVVLSDDEVEPQISSDDVHLPCGESSPDLLVAKQLVSSVDKSISPADPGENISSTATQKDLLEAIQKRYSADRFDLAVAKRGFDQSNEKPLASLKSRAADEKIKEINSNRNVLDCHFSQSRIDLRKASDESVNLKSVHHISPETSALVLKELVRDSDDDPWDSALNSARHRQTSLAKSSASGSKRQVIQLRSPAENRSAHLHRLGAGAKRFKALRLDDWYRPILEINYFATVGLTSACQDENHTAGRLKEVPVCFKSPEQYLNIFRPLVLEEFKAQLHSSFLEMSSWEEIYYGCLSVISVERVDDFHLVRFAHDDDNSSASRSFFENDLVLLTKEPLESTSHDFHMVGKVERRERDGKRRLSILLIRFYFLNGSSRLNQSRRNLLERSKWHACRIMNITPQLREFQALTAIKDIPMFPVILKPVNNSRCSAAENEFALGKLSQPLQQKLKSSFNDTQLLAISVAIGSCNLNEEFELSLIQGPPGTGKTRTIMAIVSALLASPLQGSNTKDSLNGNSKINNNSRASSRTHVSQSVAIARAWQDAAFARQLSEDTQSNAKSTESSVRRRVLICAQSNAAVDELVSRISNGGLYGSDGKVYKPYLVRVGNPKTIHPNSLPFFIDTLVDHHLAEKQLSDAKNDLGAKSSTALRTNLEKLVDQIRFFEAKRANLRDANSELKNTLEDESQKGVDVKEMTDAELEVKLRKLYEQKKQTYKDLSAVQAREKKSNEETKALRHKLRKSILREAEIVVTTLSGCGGDLYGTCSESISSFKSGNPSEQTLFDAVVIDEAAQALEPATLIPLQLLKSNRTKCIMVGDPKQLPATVLSNVASKYLYQCSMFERLQKAGHPVTMLTKQYRMHPEICRFPSFHFYDSKLLNGDQMSSKSAPFHETMGLGPYVFYDIIDGRELRGKNSGAFSLYNEHEADAVVETLRYFRKRYPSEFIGGQIGIITPYKCQLSLLRSRFSGAFGSSEIANMEFNTVDGFQGREVDILMLSTVRASDSHSTATGIGSSSIGFVSDVRRMNVALTRAKLSLWIFGNAETLEANQNWGALVKNARDRNLLISVKKPYESMFRSPSEGDHPRPLKHVKKIVEGSHPAKGKDRELKAAVERNVKYDGFVAQHKRPVPEDDDRVLLRREELPGSHKRSRDKHEFAVKKDPFIPANGEDEMSKIIRPAKLGEHDTDGEGKGKERSDEKFTLGNTHVCKSKGERENSRSKLCRKGVDDHRKLNMLKGPKKSFEHDRSKKKLEVSTAIVEGSLKEGKAHDGDKAPDKQGSKEGFIAKRKQQREAVDAILYSALIPSKSVGSSKPLPTKRPRSPASSGTAGIEPPKTEKVKQESSTSALHDQTRRHRSRKDKSTNNFR, encoded by the exons ATGCAAACGATTATTGTTTCTGATGCCAGTGCTTTGATAACTTCAGTCTTGAATTGCCATACAACTTCAATTATTGACAGAACCACTCCTGATGAGTGGAATGATGACGAGGAAGCTAGCGGGCTTGCATTTGCTTCGGGTCTTGAAGAGAAGGAATACAGTTGTTGGAGTGAATTTAGTGAACAAAGTAAAATGACTTCTTCGGAGTACAAGGGGTGGATGTGCATTCCTATGCTATGGGTTGATGTTTTAGTTGAAATTAATCCTTCAGTCTTTCCGTTGTCATTTTCGAAGGCTGTTTTTTGGGCTCGATCTAAGTTAACTATGGTTGAACCTGAAACTAGTGGGGAAATGGCTCTTGCAGTTAGAAATTGGCTTTCATCTTCAGCTACAGAAATTTCCTTTTCATTTGGTTGGAAGGTTCCAACTGGTGCAGacgatggtggtggtgggaggGAGTCCAAAAATCCAATAGAAGTATCAACAATGTGCTTTCCTCTTGTAAGAGTTTTCAACAG ATTAACTGCACATTTTGTGGTTCAAATGGCGCAAGTAGAACTCAGAAAGCAGTGGACTTGGGATGCAAGGATGAGCGAGAGCTTGATTCTTTCCCTTGTTGATCCTAATGAT AACATGAGGCAATTTGGCAAATGCATTTTGGAGCAATTTTCCAAGAGTAGAGGTCTTGCTTCCGGTTTGAAGTTTCTATGCTCTTCCAGATCTTCGTTGTCTGCAACCTTTCTGGGCTTGAGACATGCATTGAAAGTG GCCCAACTGGATTCAGTGCTATCGAAATTTCACATACTGCaacatttcttctttgttctgCGCAAACTAATCAGTGAAGGGGATTCAACCATTCCAGATTTTTCAGAAGAGGTTCCAGATACCTCTTCTGATTGCTACATCACGAAATTTTCTTCCCAAGGTGGATTCCTGAAGCAGCCACTCTTTGAATCCCAGACTGCACAAGGGAATGTAAATATGTCAACTATTGACTTAAAATCACAGGAGAAGTTTTGTCACTTGCTATCGGAAATTGCATGGCCTTCAATTCGGAAGTGCCTAGTGGAAGGGAAGGTGTTCATGAACTACTCTCTTTGTCAG ATGACTTGTGTTCGCTTGCTGGAGATCCTCCCTGTCACTTTAGAAAGACTTGGCTACCCTTTTTTGGTTAAACGGTCTGGGAGTTCTGGGATGGTGGATAATGTATTTAACCTCGCCTGGCTGCATGATCTCATGGACTGGGGAAAGTCATCACTTAAAGTTGTCATTGTGTATTGGAAACGAACAGTAACTTCGATTCTGAATTTTCTCAAGAGATCATGCAATGATACTTCAGCACTGACAGTGAGGGTCATTGAAAATATTATTTCATGTG AAACTTTTAACATCGATGATTTGGCGGAACAAGTTTCGCGCCTCTGTGTTTCACTATCAAAAGAAGTTTCTTGTGATGTTGGAAAGGCTACATTGGACCAAGGAAATTTATCTTCTGACGTTCTGTCCTTTTTGAGAAAAAGCCCAGTCTCAAAGGTGCAACCCATCTATGTGGAAGAAAGAAATGCACAAATGCCATTATCAATGCCGATGACTAACAGAACAGATAAATGTAATGTGGTGGTTCTTTCAGATGATGAAGTAGAACCACAAATTTCATCCGATGATGTCCATTTACCTTGTGGTGAGTCTAGTCCTGATTTGTTGGTTGCTAAGCAGTTGGTCTCTTCTGTTGACAAAAGCATTTCACCAGCTGACCCTGGAGAGAATATTTCTTCAACTGCGACTCAAAAAGATCTGTTGGAGGCCATTCAGAAAAGATATTCTGCAGATAGATTTGATCTTGCTGTTGCAAAGCGGGGTTTTGATCAGTCGAACGAAAAACCTCTGGCTTCTCTCAAATCAAGAGCTGCGGatgaaaagataaaagaaataaaCTCGAACCGCAATGTACTTGATTGTCATTTTTCCCAGTCCAGAATTGATCTGAGGAAGGCATCCGATGAATCTGTCAATTTGAAAAGTGTGCATCATATCAGTCCAGAAACAAGTGCTCTAGTATTGAAAGAGTTGGTACGTGATTCTGATGATGATCCTTGGGACTCAGCTCTTAATTCTGCAAGACATCGACAGACTTCTCTTGCAAAGTCAAGTGCTTCTGGCTCTAAGCGTCAAGTTATTCAACTCAGATCACCTGCTGAAAACAGATCTGCTCATTTACATAGGCTGGGTGCTGGAGCTAAAAGGTTCAAGGCACTGAGGCTTGATGACTGGTATAGACCAATTCtggaaataaattattttgcaACAGTAGGATTGACATCTGCTTGTCAAGATGAGAATCATACTGCTGGGAGATTGAAGGAGGTTCCAGTGTGCTTTAAATCGCCTGAGCAATATCTGAACATTTTCCGACCATTGGTCTTGGAGGAGTTCAAAGCACAGTTACATAGCTCCTTTCTGGAGATGTCTTCATGGGAGGAAATATATTATGGCTGTCTATCTGTAATATCAGTTGAGAGAGTTGATGACTTCCATCTTGTTCGGTTTGCACATGATGATGACAATTCTTCAGCATCCAGAAGCTTTTTTGAAAATGACCTTGTTTTGTTAACGAAGGAGCCTCTGGAGAGTACTTCCCATGATTTTCACATGGTTGGAAAG GTGGAGAGGCGCGAGAGAGATGGCAAAAGAAGGTTAAGTATACTTCTCATCAGGTTCTATTTTCTAAATGGTTCTTCACGCTTAAATCAAAGCAGGAGGAACCTTTTGGAACGTAGCAAATGGCACGCATGTCGCATTATGAACATTACGCCCCAACTTCGAGAATTCCAGGCACTAACAGCGATCAAAGATATCCCCATGTTTCCAGTTATTTTAAAACCTGTCAATAATTCCCGTTGTTCTGCGGCAGAAAATGAATTTGCTCTGGGCAAACTTTCCCAGCCCTTGCAGCAAAAACTGAAGTCGTCCTTTAATGACACTCAACTTCTAGCTATTAGTGTAGCCATTGGATCGTGTAATTTAAATGAAGAGTTTGAATTGTCTCTCATTCAGGGCCCTCCTG GGACGGGCAAGACACGGACCATCATGGCCATCGTTAGTGCTTTGCTTGCTTCCCCTCTACAGGGCAGTAACACAAAAGATTCATTGAATggaaattcaaaaattaataataattcgcGTGCTAGTTCCAGGACACATGTTAGCCAGTCTGTTGCAATTGCAAGGGCATGGCAGGATGCAGCCTTTGCAAGACAACTGAGTGAGGATACTCAAAGTAATGCTAAATCAACAGAAAGTTCTGTCAGACGAAGGGTCCTCATTTGTGCTCAATCAAATGCTGCAGTTGATGAGTTGGTATCAAGAATATCGAATGGAGGCCTTTATGGCAGTGATGGTAAGGTGTACAAGCCATATCTCGTAAGGGTTGGAAATCCTAAAACAATTCATCCAAATTCGCTACCCTTCTTTATAGATACCCTTGTTGATCATCATTTAGCAGAAAAGCAATTGAGTGATGCTAAGAATGATTTGGGTGCAAAATCTTCTACAGCCCTACGTACCAATCTAGAAAAGTTAGTCgaccaaattaggtttttcGAAGCCAAGCGTGCTAACTTGAGGGATGCAAATTCAGAGCTGAAAAATACATTGGAAGATGAAAGTCAGAAAGGGGTTGATGTAAAGGAAATGACCGATGCTGAATTAGAGGTGAAGCTACGAAAATTATATGAACAAAAAAAGCAAACATATAAAGATCTTAGTGCTGTTCAGGCACGTGAGAAGAAGTCAAATGAAGAAACCAAAGCACTGAGGCATAAGCTGCGGAAGTCTATATTAAGGGAAGCAGAAATTGTGGTGACTACACTTAGTGGCTGTGGTGGAGATCTTTATGGGACGTGTTCTGAATCTATTTCAAGTTTTAAGTCTGGCAATCCATCTGAGCAGACTCTGTTTGATGCTGTTGTGATTGATGAAGCAGCTCAA GCTCTGGAACCTGCGACTTTAATTCCACTTCAACTTTTGAAGTCAAATAGGACAAAGTGTATTATG GTTGGTGATCCAAAGCAGCTTCCTGCAACAGTTCTCTCTAATGTCGCAAGCAAATATCTTTACCAGTGCAGCATGTTTGAGCGTTTACAAAAGGCTGGTCATCCTGTTACAATGCTCACCAAACAG TATCGGATGCACCCAGAGATATGTCGGTTTCCTTCTTTCCATTTTTACGATAGTAAGTTGTTGAATGGGGATCAGATGTCAAGCAAATCTGCACCATTCCACGAGACCATGGGTCTTGGGCCTTATGTGTTCTATGACATTATTGATGGCCGGGAGCTCCGCGGTAAAAATTCTGGTGCATTTTCCCTTTACAATGAGCATGAGGCTGATGCTGTGGTTGAAACACTTAGGTATTTCAGGAAAAG GTACCCTTCGGAATTTATTGGTGGGCAAATTGGCATCATAACGCCATACAAGTGCCAGCTTTCGCTTCTGCGTTCTCGTTTTTCTGGTGCATTTGGATCCTCAGAGATAGCGAATATGGAGTTCAATACTGTGGATGGTTTTCAAGGACGGGAGGTTGATATATTGATGCTCTCCACAGTTAGAGCATCAGATTCACACTCTACTGCCACTGGGATTGGTTCTAGCAGTATTGGGTTTGTTTCTGATGTAAGGCGGATGAATGTTGCTCTGACAAGAGCAAAGCTCTCCCTTTGGATTTTCGGGAATGCAGAGACCTTGGAGGCAAACCAGAACTGGGGAGCTCTTGTGAAGAATGCTAGAGACAGGAATTTGCTTATATCAGTGAAAAAACCATATGAGTCAATGTTCAGAAGTCCTTCAGAAGGTGATCATCCAAGACCGCTGAAGCATGTCAAAAAGATTGTAGAAGGTAGCCATCCTGCCAAAGGAAAAGATCGTGAGCTGAAGGCTGCAGTGGAAAGGAATGTAAAGTACGATGGCTTTGTAGCTCAGCATAAAAGACCAGTACCTGAGGATGATGACAGGGTTTTATTAAGAAGGGAAGAATTGCCTGGTAGCCACAAACGTTCCAGAGATAAACATGAATTTGCAGTGAAGAAGGATCCTTTTATACCTGCAAATGGTGAGGATGAAATGTCAAAGATTATAAGGCCAGCCAAGCTGGGAGAACATGATACTGATGGTGAAGGTAAAGGCAAAGAGAGAAGTGATGAGAAGTTCACATTGGGTAATACTCATGTCTGTAAAAGTAAAGGTGAACGTGAAAATTCGAGGAGTAAGTTATGTCGGAAAGGAGTTGATGATCATAGAAAGTTGAATATGTTGAAAGGACCTAAGAAATCTTTTGAGCATGATAGAAGCAAGAAGAAATTAGAAGTTTCTACTGCCATAGTTGAAGGCAGCCTTAAGGAGGGCAAGGCACATGATGGAGATAAGGCTCCTGATAAACAAGGTTCTAAAGAAGGATTCATTGCAAAACGAAAACAGCAACGTGAAGCTGTTGATGCTATTCTCTATTCTGCCCTCATTCCCTCGAAGTCCGTGGGATCATCCAAGCCCTTGCCTACCAAAAGACCTCGTTCTCCTGCTTCAAGCGGAACTGCTGGCATTGAACCGCCAAAGACGGAAAAAG TTAAACAGGAATCCTCAACGAGCGCATTGCATGATCAGACCCGTCGGCATCGCAGTAGAAAAGACAAATCTACTAACAACTTCAGATGA